The proteins below are encoded in one region of Diceros bicornis minor isolate mBicDic1 chromosome 14, mDicBic1.mat.cur, whole genome shotgun sequence:
- the LOC131413466 gene encoding olfactory receptor 12D1-like — protein sequence MLNQTSVTEFLLLGGTDIQVLQPFLFVVFLAIYFVTVAGNGAILMIVISDPRLHSPMYFFLGNLSCLDICYSTVTLPKMLENFLSTHKVISFLGCISQLHFFHFLGSTEAMLLAVMAFDRFVAICKPLRYPLIMNHQLCTQMAVTIWTIGFFHALLHSIMTSRLDFCGSNHIHHFFCDVKPLLELACGNIELNQSLLNTVTATLGMAPFFLTLLSYSYIIIYLFFKTHSCSMLHKALSTCASHFIVVILFYAPVVFTYVRPASGSSMDQDQVIAITYSVVTPVLNPLIYTLRNKEVKGALSRVTRMSL from the coding sequence ATGCTGAATCAAACATCAGTTACTGAATTTCTCCTCCTGGGAggaacagacatccaagtactgCAACcttttctctttgtggttttcCTCGCAATTTACTTTGTCACTGTGGCTGGGAATGGAGCCATCCTGATGATTGTCATCTCTGATCCAAGACTCCATTCACCTATGTATTTCTTCCTGGGCAATCTGTCATGTCTAGATATCTGCTACTCCACAGTGACACTGCCAAAGATGCTGGAGAACTTCCTCTCTACGCACAAAGTAATTTCTTTCTTGGGATGCATAAGTCAGCTTCACTTCTTCCACTTTCTGGGCAGTACTGAGGCCATGTTGTTGGCCGTAATGGCCTTTGACCGCTTTGTGGCTATCTGCAAACCACttcgttaccctcttatcatgaatCATCAGCTCTGTACCCAGATGGCTGTCACTATCTGGACCATTGGCTTTTTCCATGCCCTGCTGCACTCCATAATGACCTCTCGCTTGGACTTCTGTGGTTCCAACCATATCCATCACTTCTTCTGTGATGTTAAGCCATTGCTGGAGTTGGCCTGTGGGAACATTGAGCTCAACCAGTCACTGCTCAATACTGTCACAGCGACACTTGGCATGGCCCCATTCTTTCTAACACTTCTCTCATATTCCTACATTATCATCTATCTTTTCTTCAAGACCCACTCTTGCAGCATGCTTCACAAAGCACTGTCCACTTGTGCCTCCCACTTCATAGTAGTTATTCTTTTCTATGCTCCTGTTGTCTTTACCTATGTTCGTCCTGCTTCAGGCAGCTCCATGGACCAGGACCAGGTCATTGCCATCACGTACAGTGTCGTCACTCCTGTGCTAAACCCACTGATCTATACTTTAAGGAATAAGGAAGTAAAGGGAGCCTTGAGTAGAGTGACCAGGATGAGCCTCTAA